From Methylocystis sp. ATCC 49242, one genomic window encodes:
- a CDS encoding helix-turn-helix domain-containing protein, translated as MITILSALLSLLSFRVRSRASLELELIALRHQVTVLRRQRAGQLRLFSADRLLWVWLYRVWPQILNAMVLVKPATVVQWHRKGFQFYWRRRSRRLGRPRTGAEIRDLIRQMSLANPLWGAPRIHGELLKLGIEVSQATVGRYLPWRPKAPSPTWRSFLHNHFTDIAAIEMFVVATATFRLLYALMVLGHDRRRVIHFAVTQNPTQGWLARQMTEAFPWDTAPRYLLRDRDASYGSVFRHRVRAMGIKEVVTAPRSPWQNP; from the coding sequence CGCGCTGCGACATCAGGTGACCGTCCTGCGCCGGCAACGCGCCGGTCAGCTTCGGCTCTTCTCCGCCGACCGGCTGCTTTGGGTCTGGCTCTATCGAGTTTGGCCGCAGATCCTCAACGCCATGGTACTGGTCAAACCCGCAACCGTCGTCCAGTGGCATCGCAAAGGCTTTCAATTCTACTGGCGGCGGCGATCACGCCGCCTCGGACGGCCCCGGACGGGTGCCGAGATCCGCGATCTGATCCGCCAAATGAGCCTGGCCAACCCGCTGTGGGGCGCGCCTCGCATCCATGGCGAACTGCTCAAGCTCGGCATCGAGGTCAGCCAGGCCACGGTCGGGAGATATCTGCCGTGGCGGCCCAAAGCCCCCTCCCCTACCTGGCGTAGCTTTCTGCACAATCATTTCACCGACATTGCCGCGATCGAGATGTTCGTTGTTGCAACCGCGACGTTTCGTCTTCTCTATGCGCTGATGGTGCTCGGACACGACCGAAGAAGAGTCATCCATTTCGCGGTCACCCAAAATCCGACACAAGGCTGGCTGGCGCGGCAAATGACCGAGGCCTTTCCCTGGGACACCGCACCCCGCTATCTGCTGCGGGATCGCGACGCGTCATATGGTTCGGTCTTTCGTCATCGAGTTCGGGCGATGGGCATAAAAGAAGTTGTCACTGCGCCGCGGTCGCCTTGGCAGAACCCGTAA